A single window of Arcobacter venerupis DNA harbors:
- a CDS encoding DMT family transporter → MTKNFSYIGILSLIFAMFIWASSFIALKAAMEDLGPFTVIFFRMIFASLCFVYFIKDFIKYDFSKKDIKFILLLALFEPCLYFVFESKALQLTSASQAGMITSLMPIITAMAAGYFLKEIISKQLIIGSLIAMSAAIWLSLQGSTSISSPNPLLGNFFELLAMACGAGYTITARYLSNKYSALFITAIQVFIGAIFFTPLFIYEYNTIPMNFTFNSFLWTIYLGVVVTLAGYGLYNYALTKIPASKAAVFIYLIPVFTLILAYFVLNEKLSFFEFIACFVIMFGVFVSEVSSSWFKKRK, encoded by the coding sequence TTGACAAAAAATTTTAGTTATATTGGTATTTTATCATTAATATTTGCCATGTTTATTTGGGCTAGTTCATTTATTGCATTAAAAGCTGCAATGGAAGATTTAGGACCTTTTACAGTTATATTTTTCCGTATGATATTTGCATCTTTATGTTTTGTATATTTTATAAAAGATTTTATAAAATATGATTTTTCAAAAAAAGATATTAAATTTATATTACTTTTGGCTTTATTTGAGCCTTGTTTATATTTTGTATTTGAATCAAAAGCATTACAACTTACATCAGCATCACAAGCTGGAATGATAACTTCATTAATGCCTATAATCACGGCAATGGCTGCTGGATATTTTTTAAAAGAGATTATTTCAAAACAGTTGATTATTGGTTCTTTAATAGCTATGAGTGCAGCTATTTGGCTTAGTCTTCAAGGAAGTACATCAATTAGTTCTCCAAACCCGCTTTTAGGGAATTTTTTTGAATTACTTGCCATGGCTTGTGGCGCTGGTTATACAATTACTGCTAGATACTTAAGTAATAAATATTCAGCCTTGTTTATCACTGCAATTCAAGTATTTATAGGGGCTATATTTTTTACGCCACTTTTTATATATGAATATAATACTATTCCTATGAATTTTACTTTTAATTCATTTCTTTGGACTATTTATTTGGGAGTTGTTGTAACTTTGGCTGGTTATGGTTTATATAATTATGCTTTAACAAAAATTCCAGCTTCAAAAGCTGCTGTTTTTATATATTTGATTCCTGTATTTACTTTAATATTAGCATATTTTGTTTTGAATGAAAAATTATCTTTTTTTGAATTTATAGCTTGTTTTGTTATTATGTTTGGAGTATTTGTTTCAGAAGTTTCATCTTCTTGGTTTAAAAAGAGAAAATGA